Proteins from one Paraburkholderia sp. BL10I2N1 genomic window:
- a CDS encoding SRPBCC domain-containing protein — MSVRPSLTLQRRLNASPAKVYGAWTDPAQIAKWWHPASNHVVHAEADVRVGGRFRVIMRTPDGEEHDVSGVYREVVPDEKLVFTWAWRTAPERESLVTVMLRSDREATVLTLTHEQFDDEAARDSHRSGWTDALDWLERLFA, encoded by the coding sequence ATGTCCGTCCGACCCAGTCTCACGCTCCAGCGCCGTCTCAACGCGTCGCCCGCGAAAGTCTACGGTGCCTGGACGGACCCGGCGCAAATAGCGAAGTGGTGGCATCCCGCCAGCAACCATGTCGTGCATGCCGAAGCTGACGTACGCGTGGGCGGCCGGTTTCGCGTGATCATGCGCACACCGGACGGCGAGGAGCATGACGTCAGCGGGGTCTATCGCGAGGTTGTGCCCGACGAGAAACTTGTCTTTACGTGGGCGTGGCGCACTGCGCCCGAACGCGAATCGCTGGTTACGGTCATGTTGCGCAGCGACCGCGAGGCAACTGTTCTTACGCTTACGCACGAACAGTTCGACGACGAAGCCGCGCGTGACAGCCATCGGTCCGGCTGGACGGACGCGCTTGACTGGCTCGAACGCCTGTTTGCCTGA
- a CDS encoding metalloregulator ArsR/SmtB family transcription factor: MVKYQEATQEAALDRTFAALADPTRRALLARLSDQHDLSVSELAQPFAMSLPAVMKHLDVLSDAGLVTRSKTGRTVACRLSAAPMEEAMQWLTHYQRFWSEQLDRLAAFVEEEACPSDPVSRSSAVSTRRPRKSTVPGRTRRK; the protein is encoded by the coding sequence ATGGTTAAGTATCAGGAAGCAACTCAGGAAGCGGCTCTGGACCGCACCTTCGCCGCGCTCGCGGACCCCACGCGGCGCGCGCTGCTCGCACGTCTTTCGGATCAGCACGATCTGTCGGTCAGCGAACTTGCGCAGCCTTTTGCCATGTCGCTGCCGGCGGTCATGAAGCATCTCGACGTGCTGTCGGATGCGGGGCTCGTTACGCGGAGTAAAACCGGGCGCACGGTCGCATGCCGTCTGTCCGCCGCGCCGATGGAGGAAGCGATGCAGTGGCTGACCCACTATCAGCGCTTCTGGTCCGAACAGCTTGACCGGCTTGCAGCCTTTGTGGAGGAAGAAGCATGTCCGTCCGACCCAGTCTCACGCTCCAGCGCCGTCTCAACGCGTCGCCCGCGAAAGTCTACGGTGCCTGGACGGACCCGGCGCAAATAG
- a CDS encoding NCS2 family permease — protein sequence MMEPQAQPIGDVGTQTFDGKGILDRYFEISARGSTQRQEIVAGVTTFLAMVYSVFVVPGMFGKAGFDTSAVFVAVCLTTAFGSMLMGIWARLPIAIGCAISLTAFTAFGLVLGKGLHPTVALGAVFLMGLVFTGISVTGVRSWILRNLPSGIAHGTGIGIGLFLLLIAANDVGLVVKNPGPGLPVQLGHITSLPVIMSVAGLAAIFGLVRRRVPGSILLVIVAISALAMVLDPAVAFHGVFALPSLSAPGHASLIGSMDIKGALSLAVLPSVLALVMTAVFDATGTIRAVAGQAGQLDENGRIINGGRALTADSLSSIFSGFFGGAPAAAYIESTVGVAAGAKTGLAAAVVGLLFLVVMFFSPLAGLVPSYATAPALMYVGLLMLSSVSKLDMNDMIDSMSGLVCAVFIVLTANIVTGIMLGFCTLVIGRVVSGEFRKLNVGTVAIALVLAVFYLGGWAI from the coding sequence ATGATGGAACCCCAGGCCCAGCCGATTGGCGATGTCGGCACCCAGACTTTCGATGGAAAAGGCATTCTCGACCGCTATTTCGAAATCTCGGCACGCGGCAGCACGCAGCGTCAGGAAATCGTCGCGGGCGTCACCACGTTTCTGGCGATGGTCTATTCGGTCTTCGTCGTTCCCGGCATGTTCGGCAAGGCGGGCTTCGATACGAGCGCGGTGTTCGTCGCCGTGTGCCTGACCACCGCTTTCGGTTCGATGCTGATGGGTATCTGGGCCCGGCTGCCGATCGCGATCGGCTGCGCGATCTCGCTGACCGCGTTCACCGCATTCGGGCTCGTGCTCGGCAAAGGGCTGCATCCGACAGTCGCGCTTGGCGCGGTCTTCCTGATGGGCCTCGTGTTCACTGGCATCTCGGTGACGGGCGTGCGTTCGTGGATCCTGCGCAATCTGCCGTCGGGCATTGCGCACGGCACAGGCATCGGGATCGGCCTCTTTCTGCTGCTGATCGCGGCGAACGACGTGGGTCTTGTCGTCAAGAATCCGGGCCCGGGGCTGCCAGTGCAACTGGGTCACATCACCTCGCTGCCAGTGATCATGTCGGTGGCGGGTCTCGCGGCCATCTTCGGCCTGGTGCGCCGTCGCGTGCCGGGTTCGATCCTGCTCGTGATCGTGGCGATCTCGGCGCTGGCGATGGTTCTCGATCCGGCTGTGGCGTTCCACGGGGTGTTTGCGTTGCCGTCGCTGTCCGCGCCGGGTCACGCTTCGCTGATCGGTTCGATGGACATCAAGGGCGCGTTGTCGCTCGCGGTGCTGCCTAGCGTGCTGGCGCTGGTGATGACGGCGGTGTTCGATGCCACGGGGACGATTCGTGCTGTCGCAGGGCAGGCGGGGCAACTCGATGAAAACGGCCGCATCATCAACGGCGGCCGCGCGCTGACAGCCGATTCGCTCAGCTCGATCTTTTCGGGCTTCTTCGGTGGCGCGCCGGCTGCGGCTTATATCGAATCGACCGTCGGAGTGGCCGCTGGTGCGAAGACGGGGCTTGCTGCGGCCGTGGTCGGTCTGCTGTTCCTCGTCGTGATGTTCTTCTCGCCGCTGGCTGGCCTCGTTCCTTCGTACGCGACGGCGCCCGCGCTGATGTATGTGGGTCTGCTGATGCTGAGCAGCGTCAGCAAGCTCGACATGAACGACATGATCGACTCGATGTCGGGTCTCGTCTGCGCCGTATTCATCGTGCTGACCGCGAATATCGTGACGGGCATCATGCTCGGCTTCTGCACACTCGTGATCGGCCGGGTAGTAAGCGGCGAGTTTCGCAAGCTCAACGTCGGCACCGTGGCGATCGCACTCGTGCTCGCGGTGTTCTATCTCGGCGGCTGGGCGATCTGA
- a CDS encoding PRC-barrel domain-containing protein: MSGGFPRPAFRLPFLLALMALVLSGCSLFNPTQEPAPVREAEAIPVEQEPIEPVATEPPEQPETPEHQAQKKPKKPVVKPHKVEEPPPPPPPPPPPPPPAPIITTRIIDRNAAHGLLDSEVQRPDGKVVGRAVDIITDASGTPREMVVNLQGFLGIGDRKANFPWTAFHFTPSVKTAPITLNVPPGKTPAAVGPKLAGPFAGTTTPPVDPGQVPLLDATVERSNGEKVGRIVDVLIDGNAQPQAVVLDVSGIINLDRRTIAANWSAMRFGVRNKALTPLIDLNEAQIKASPPYAADQPIRAVSPVAPAAPAAPAASAAPAAPAAPAPAPAAAASPSTATASSARPK, from the coding sequence ATGAGTGGCGGTTTCCCACGTCCAGCCTTCCGTCTGCCGTTCCTTCTCGCCCTCATGGCGCTCGTCCTGTCAGGCTGCAGCCTGTTCAATCCCACGCAGGAGCCCGCGCCGGTCCGCGAAGCGGAGGCGATCCCGGTCGAGCAGGAACCCATCGAGCCAGTCGCGACCGAGCCGCCGGAGCAGCCCGAGACGCCGGAACACCAGGCGCAGAAGAAACCCAAAAAGCCGGTTGTCAAACCCCACAAGGTCGAGGAGCCGCCACCGCCCCCGCCGCCGCCTCCACCACCTCCGCCGCCTGCGCCGATCATCACGACGCGGATAATCGACCGCAATGCGGCCCACGGGCTGCTCGACAGCGAAGTGCAGCGGCCGGACGGCAAGGTCGTCGGGCGCGCGGTCGACATCATTACCGACGCGAGCGGCACGCCGCGCGAAATGGTGGTCAATCTGCAGGGCTTTCTCGGGATTGGCGACCGTAAAGCCAATTTCCCGTGGACCGCTTTCCACTTCACGCCCAGCGTGAAAACCGCGCCGATCACGCTCAACGTGCCGCCCGGCAAGACGCCCGCGGCAGTGGGTCCGAAACTGGCCGGACCATTTGCGGGCACGACGACGCCGCCTGTCGACCCCGGGCAGGTGCCTTTGCTGGATGCGACGGTCGAACGTTCGAACGGCGAGAAAGTCGGCCGTATCGTCGACGTGCTGATCGACGGTAATGCACAGCCGCAGGCGGTCGTGCTCGACGTGAGCGGCATCATCAATCTGGATCGCCGCACGATTGCCGCGAACTGGTCCGCGATGCGCTTCGGCGTGAGGAACAAAGCGCTCACGCCGTTGATCGATCTCAACGAAGCGCAGATCAAGGCGTCGCCACCCTACGCCGCCGACCAGCCGATCCGTGCCGTCTCGCCGGTCGCGCCTGCCGCACCTGCCGCACCTGCGGCATCTGCGGCACCTGCGGCCCCCGCTGCTCCCGCGCCTGCGCCCGCCGCAGCCGCTTCGCCATCCACGGCTACGGCCTCTTCTGCGCGGCCCAAGTGA
- a CDS encoding MFS transporter, with the protein MTNRDLIHARSLRALDWLNFFVANVQTGFGPFIASYLASHKWTQGEIGLALSVGTISAMVSQVPGGAAVDALRNKKAAAAWAIIAIIVSALLLAASPTVLPVMIAEVFHGFASCMLVPAMAAISITLVGRHDLGDRLGRNARWASIGSAVAAGLMGLFGEYFSPRAVFWLTGALALPALIALSMIHMNPAPIPVAVKHKRKTDPGERETLLELLRDKRMLIFAACVVLFHLSNAAMLNLAAGEVTAGMGDNVQLVIAACIIVPQAIVAMMSPWVGRSAERWGRRPILLLGFSALPVRALLFSGVSSPYLLVPVQMLDGLSAAVFGVMLPLIAADVAGGKGRYNLCIGLFGLAAGIGATLSTATAGFIADRFGNATSFFGLAGAGALAVLLVWAAMPETRDSDTASDTAAVPEAPGNRSS; encoded by the coding sequence ATGACGAACCGAGATCTCATCCATGCGCGCAGCCTGCGCGCGCTCGACTGGCTGAACTTCTTCGTCGCCAATGTGCAGACGGGCTTCGGGCCATTCATCGCGTCGTACCTCGCGTCGCACAAATGGACGCAGGGGGAAATCGGCCTCGCGCTCTCCGTCGGCACGATCAGCGCGATGGTGAGCCAGGTGCCGGGGGGCGCCGCCGTCGACGCGTTACGCAACAAGAAGGCCGCTGCGGCATGGGCGATCATCGCCATCATCGTGAGCGCGTTGCTGCTCGCCGCCAGCCCAACCGTGCTGCCTGTGATGATCGCCGAGGTCTTCCACGGCTTCGCGAGCTGCATGCTGGTGCCGGCGATGGCGGCAATCTCGATCACGCTCGTCGGACGCCACGATCTTGGCGACCGGCTTGGCCGCAATGCGCGCTGGGCGTCGATAGGCAGCGCGGTCGCGGCCGGCCTGATGGGTCTTTTCGGCGAATACTTTTCGCCGCGCGCCGTGTTCTGGCTGACGGGTGCGCTTGCGCTGCCCGCCCTTATCGCGCTCAGCATGATTCATATGAATCCGGCGCCGATACCTGTCGCAGTGAAACACAAGAGGAAGACCGACCCAGGCGAGCGCGAGACGCTGCTCGAACTGCTGCGCGACAAGCGGATGCTGATCTTCGCGGCATGCGTGGTGCTGTTCCATCTGTCGAACGCGGCGATGCTCAATCTCGCCGCTGGCGAAGTGACCGCGGGCATGGGCGACAACGTCCAGCTCGTGATCGCCGCGTGCATCATCGTGCCGCAGGCGATCGTCGCGATGATGTCGCCGTGGGTGGGACGCTCAGCCGAACGCTGGGGCCGGCGGCCGATCCTGCTGCTCGGCTTCTCCGCGCTGCCCGTGCGTGCGCTGCTGTTCTCGGGGGTGAGCAGCCCTTACCTGCTGGTGCCGGTGCAGATGCTCGATGGCTTGAGCGCCGCGGTGTTCGGCGTGATGTTGCCGCTGATCGCGGCCGACGTGGCCGGCGGCAAGGGACGCTACAACCTGTGCATCGGACTCTTCGGACTGGCGGCCGGGATCGGCGCGACCTTGAGCACGGCAACCGCCGGGTTCATCGCCGACCGCTTCGGCAACGCGACCAGCTTCTTCGGCCTCGCCGGTGCCGGCGCGCTGGCCGTGCTGCTGGTGTGGGCCGCGATGCCGGAAACGCGCGACAGCGATACCGCCAGCGACACGGCGGCCGTGCCGGAGGCGCCGGGCAACAGGAGCAGTTAG
- a CDS encoding LysR family transcriptional regulator ArgP, whose amino-acid sequence MLDYALLDALAAVVRHGSFERAANELNVTPSAVSQRVKLLEERVGSVLVKRGQPCVATTSGALLCRHTERVQLLEAELGGRLPTLPGALVESWPTLRVAVNDDSVGTWFIDAVAGFCVEREMLLDLVIDDQDHTAQRIRDGSVQGAVTTQAEPVQGCRSTRLGRMRYLAVCAPQYLERHFADGVTRATLRSAPCVDFNPKDQLQKRYMRRITRAEIDPPLHWIPHVAGFLRACVTGMGWGMCPERMVAPHLARGELVEMTPGRHLDIDLYWQSWRLSIGWLDEFSAVLRKRATEFLD is encoded by the coding sequence ATGCTCGACTATGCCCTGCTCGATGCGCTCGCCGCGGTGGTTCGTCACGGTTCCTTCGAACGCGCGGCGAACGAGCTGAACGTGACGCCGTCCGCCGTGTCGCAGCGCGTCAAGCTTCTGGAGGAGCGGGTCGGCAGCGTGCTTGTCAAACGTGGCCAGCCGTGTGTCGCGACGACATCCGGCGCGCTGCTGTGCCGGCATACGGAACGCGTCCAGCTTCTCGAGGCCGAACTGGGCGGCCGCCTGCCAACGCTTCCCGGCGCGCTCGTCGAATCGTGGCCGACGCTGCGCGTCGCAGTGAATGACGATAGCGTCGGCACCTGGTTTATCGACGCCGTCGCGGGCTTTTGCGTCGAGCGCGAGATGCTGCTCGACCTCGTCATCGACGATCAGGACCACACCGCGCAGCGCATTCGCGACGGCAGCGTGCAGGGCGCGGTCACAACGCAGGCCGAGCCGGTGCAAGGTTGCCGCTCCACGCGGCTCGGACGGATGCGCTATCTCGCCGTCTGCGCGCCGCAATACCTCGAACGGCATTTCGCGGACGGCGTCACGCGCGCCACGCTGCGCAGCGCACCGTGCGTCGACTTCAATCCGAAAGACCAGCTTCAGAAGCGCTACATGCGCCGCATCACGCGTGCGGAAATCGATCCGCCACTGCACTGGATTCCACACGTGGCGGGTTTTCTGCGTGCATGCGTGACGGGAATGGGCTGGGGCATGTGTCCCGAACGCATGGTCGCGCCGCACCTCGCCCGCGGCGAACTGGTCGAAATGACGCCGGGCAGGCACCTCGACATCGATCTCTACTGGCAGAGCTGGCGCCTGTCGATCGGCTGGCTCGACGAGTTCAGCGCCGTACTGCGCAAGCGGGCCACCGAATTTCTCGATTGA
- a CDS encoding LysE/ArgO family amino acid transporter, with protein MDWLAFSHGAALCASLIVTIGAQNAFVLRQGIMRSHVGKIVLLCTVSDFILIGAGVGGASALVERYPVFVHAMLYVGIAYLAWFGMGALKRAFKPGHAVIEVQGPGSAASASASASASADSQRALSVVLMTLALTWLNPHVYLDTFLLIGTAGARELPSGRVAFAFGAMAVSAVWFVLLGYGARVLAPLFRRATAWRILDGAIGSMVLLIAVTQLR; from the coding sequence ATGGACTGGCTCGCTTTTTCACATGGTGCGGCGTTGTGCGCTTCGCTGATCGTCACGATTGGCGCACAGAATGCTTTCGTGCTCAGGCAGGGGATCATGCGCTCGCATGTCGGCAAGATCGTTTTACTTTGCACCGTGTCGGATTTCATTCTGATCGGCGCGGGTGTGGGAGGTGCTTCAGCGCTTGTCGAACGGTATCCGGTTTTTGTGCATGCCATGCTTTATGTGGGGATTGCGTATCTTGCCTGGTTTGGGATGGGGGCGCTGAAGCGCGCGTTCAAGCCGGGCCATGCGGTAATCGAGGTTCAGGGGCCGGGTTCGGCAGCTTCTGCTTCTGCTTCTGCTTCTGCGTCTGCGGACAGCCAGCGGGCGTTGTCTGTCGTTCTCATGACGCTTGCGCTCACCTGGCTTAATCCCCATGTTTATCTGGACACTTTCCTGCTGATCGGCACCGCTGGGGCGCGTGAACTGCCCTCCGGGCGTGTTGCGTTTGCCTTCGGTGCCATGGCCGTCAGCGCCGTCTGGTTTGTTCTGCTCGGATATGGCGCCCGTGTGCTCGCGCCCCTCTTTCGACGTGCTACCGCGTGGAGGATTCTGGATGGGGCTATCGGAAGTATGGTCTTGTTGATTGCTGTGACGCAATTGCGGTGA
- a CDS encoding endo alpha-1,4 polygalactosaminidase, protein MKSKNSDRNLAHAALGCLLCLLRVARVVVVGVLSSVAHAQPAGGEPSIAFFYGANPPVAPLSAFDVVVIEPDSGFDPLAHKSTHTAWFAYVSVGEVAPQRPYYAAIPKAWLTGRNAAWASTVIDQDAAGWPAFYIEHVIAPLWKRGYRGFFLDTLDSYQLVATTDEARARQQAGLVAVIRAIRARYPQARLIFNRGFEILPQVHTLVYAVAFESLYRGWDQAQQRYAEVPQADRDWLLAQAATIRERYRLHVVSIDYCPPGDVECAQHAVAAISATGIVPYVTDGALQTVGVGPVRGSN, encoded by the coding sequence TTGAAGTCAAAGAACAGTGACCGAAATCTGGCGCATGCCGCGCTTGGCTGCTTGTTGTGCCTCTTGCGCGTCGCGCGCGTGGTCGTGGTTGGCGTCCTGTCTTCGGTGGCGCATGCGCAACCGGCGGGCGGCGAGCCGTCCATCGCATTTTTTTATGGCGCCAATCCGCCGGTCGCGCCATTGAGCGCGTTCGATGTGGTGGTGATTGAACCGGATAGCGGCTTCGATCCGCTTGCGCACAAGAGCACGCACACGGCCTGGTTTGCCTACGTGAGCGTCGGCGAGGTGGCGCCGCAGCGCCCGTACTACGCCGCGATTCCGAAAGCCTGGCTCACGGGACGCAATGCGGCGTGGGCTTCGACGGTGATCGATCAGGACGCCGCCGGCTGGCCTGCGTTCTATATCGAGCACGTGATTGCGCCGCTCTGGAAGCGGGGCTATCGCGGCTTCTTTCTCGATACGCTCGATTCGTATCAGCTGGTCGCCACGACGGATGAAGCGCGCGCGCGGCAACAGGCGGGGCTCGTCGCCGTCATTCGCGCGATCAGGGCGCGCTATCCGCAAGCGAGGCTGATTTTCAATCGTGGCTTTGAGATTCTGCCGCAGGTGCACACGCTCGTGTATGCGGTCGCGTTCGAGTCGCTGTATCGCGGCTGGGATCAGGCGCAACAACGCTACGCCGAAGTGCCTCAGGCCGACCGCGACTGGCTGCTTGCGCAGGCAGCGACGATTCGCGAGCGCTATCGTCTGCACGTCGTCTCGATCGACTACTGCCCGCCCGGCGATGTCGAATGCGCGCAGCACGCCGTCGCCGCGATCAGTGCAACGGGTATCGTGCCGTACGTGACGGACGGCGCGCTTCAGACTGTCGGTGTGGGCCCGGTTCGCGGCTCGAATTGA
- a CDS encoding endo alpha-1,4 polygalactosaminidase, which produces MSRIVEPKVRVACLTALRTRQQWTRRLGWAASSVAVGFVLAYCTAVQAGAAEMGQSAGLQVDAPAGASGSATDNAMSEARALPPRPTWVAYYGASVDIDVERLGSTFKVIIIDADPDPHSDDGPAFDATQIALLKAHGAKVLSYLNFGACEQSRSYWSRVPAGFVSCRANQAAQLGRYQGYPEYWMNVGNAQFQHLIADYVAPRLVAAGVDGLMLDNVEIIDHDSDAPEGMCDAACRQGGLDLVATLRSRYPKLSIVLNNAPVSALGATSGRVPFPLLVDGVFAEEVFLSSTSRSLVAQLRAWSDAARIAGRRDFFVGTLDYATSCSANAAAQSAWNASTRAGFSPSVETIDLDSICWWPWFKGSG; this is translated from the coding sequence GTGAGCCGTATCGTTGAGCCCAAAGTGCGCGTCGCTTGCCTGACAGCGCTTCGCACCCGCCAGCAATGGACGCGCAGGTTGGGGTGGGCGGCTTCCAGCGTGGCGGTCGGGTTCGTGTTGGCATACTGCACGGCCGTGCAGGCCGGTGCAGCGGAGATGGGGCAGAGCGCTGGCTTGCAGGTGGATGCGCCGGCCGGCGCATCGGGCAGCGCCACGGACAACGCGATGTCGGAGGCTCGCGCGCTGCCGCCCAGACCCACGTGGGTGGCTTACTACGGCGCCTCGGTGGACATTGACGTGGAGCGACTGGGCAGCACGTTCAAGGTCATCATCATCGACGCCGATCCCGACCCGCACAGCGATGACGGTCCCGCTTTCGACGCCACGCAGATTGCGCTACTGAAAGCGCATGGCGCAAAGGTACTCAGCTACCTGAATTTCGGCGCGTGCGAACAGTCGCGATCGTACTGGAGCAGGGTGCCTGCCGGCTTCGTATCGTGTCGCGCGAACCAGGCCGCGCAGCTCGGCCGCTACCAGGGGTATCCGGAATACTGGATGAACGTCGGCAACGCCCAGTTTCAACATCTGATCGCCGACTACGTCGCGCCTCGTCTCGTCGCTGCGGGCGTCGACGGCTTGATGCTCGACAATGTCGAAATCATCGATCACGACAGCGACGCGCCGGAGGGGATGTGCGATGCCGCATGCAGGCAGGGCGGTCTCGATCTCGTGGCAACCTTGCGCAGCCGCTATCCGAAGCTTTCGATCGTGCTCAACAATGCACCTGTGTCTGCGCTCGGCGCAACGAGTGGCAGGGTGCCGTTCCCGCTGCTGGTGGATGGCGTGTTCGCGGAAGAGGTCTTTTTGTCGTCGACGAGCCGTTCGCTCGTCGCTCAACTGCGCGCCTGGTCGGACGCTGCGCGCATCGCTGGACGACGCGATTTTTTTGTCGGCACACTGGACTATGCTACGTCCTGTTCCGCCAATGCCGCAGCACAGAGCGCCTGGAACGCCAGCACGCGCGCAGGATTCAGTCCATCCGTTGAAACGATCGATCTGGACTCGATCTGCTGGTGGCCATGGTTCAAGGGTAGCGGTTGA